The following are encoded in a window of Caldilineales bacterium genomic DNA:
- a CDS encoding carbohydrate kinase family protein, with the protein MSTPLDVVVAGHICLDVIPDLHGSAGQTAEQIFRPGRLVQVGPVAFSSGGPVSNTGLALNRLGVRAQLMGKVGPDAFGDAIRGKISAFDPHLADGMVVDPAAHTSYTVVINPPGIDRIFFHYPGANDDFCAADVRYDVVAQARHFHFGYPPIMRSMYRHDGAELTEIFRRAKATGVTTSLDMSLPDPASASGRADWRAILTRTLPFVDIFMPSGEELLFMLYRARYDELHETAGGDPLLWFTPDLLSGLGLELLDMGVRAAMIKLGHRGLYLRTGDAAAMAGLGKTRPGDVAAWAQKELWAPAFRANEVGATGSGDSAIAGFLAAFLRGLAAEETAIMATAVGACNVEAADALSGIRTWEETQARVTAGWAKHDLPIDAAGWEFDESRRLWRRAAG; encoded by the coding sequence ATGTCAACTCCCCTCGATGTCGTCGTCGCCGGGCACATCTGCCTGGATGTCATCCCTGACCTTCACGGCTCGGCCGGCCAGACCGCCGAGCAAATCTTCCGGCCCGGCCGGCTGGTGCAGGTCGGGCCGGTCGCCTTCTCCAGCGGCGGCCCGGTCTCGAACACCGGCCTGGCCCTGAACCGGCTGGGGGTGCGGGCGCAGCTCATGGGCAAAGTCGGCCCCGACGCCTTTGGCGACGCCATTCGGGGCAAGATCAGCGCCTTCGACCCGCACCTGGCCGATGGCATGGTGGTGGATCCAGCTGCCCACACCTCCTACACCGTCGTCATCAACCCGCCCGGCATCGACCGCATCTTCTTCCACTATCCCGGCGCCAACGACGACTTTTGCGCCGCCGACGTGCGCTATGATGTGGTGGCCCAGGCCCGGCATTTCCACTTCGGCTACCCGCCGATCATGCGCTCGATGTACCGCCACGATGGCGCCGAACTAACCGAGATCTTCCGCCGGGCCAAAGCCACGGGCGTCACCACCTCGCTCGACATGTCCTTGCCCGACCCAGCGTCGGCCAGCGGCCGGGCCGATTGGCGCGCCATCCTGACCCGCACCCTGCCCTTTGTCGATATCTTCATGCCCAGCGGCGAAGAACTGCTGTTCATGCTCTACCGTGCGCGCTACGACGAATTGCACGAGACCGCCGGCGGCGACCCGCTGCTGTGGTTCACACCCGATCTGCTCTCTGGGCTTGGGCTGGAACTGCTGGACATGGGCGTGAGGGCGGCGATGATCAAACTGGGACACCGGGGCCTGTATCTGCGCACGGGCGACGCCGCGGCCATGGCCGGTCTGGGCAAGACGAGGCCGGGCGATGTGGCGGCCTGGGCGCAGAAAGAACTGTGGGCGCCGGCCTTCCGGGCGAACGAGGTGGGGGCCACGGGTTCAGGCGACTCAGCCATCGCCGGCTTCCTGGCCGCTTTCCTGCGCGGCCTGGCGGCCGAAGAGACGGCGATCATGGCCACGGCCGTGGGCGCCTGCAATGTCGAGGCCGCCGACGCCCTCAGCGGCATCCGCACCTGGGAGGAGACGCAAGCGCGGGTGACGGCAGGCTGGGCGAAGCACGATCTGCCTATCGACGCCGCGGGTTGGGAGTTCGACGAGAGCAGGCGGTTATGGCGGCGCGCTGCCGGCTAA
- the ychF gene encoding redox-regulated ATPase YchF produces MHIGIIGLPSSGKTTVFNALTRGHVETAAFSTGRMEVHTAVVQVPDERVDRLAAMFKPKKTTYAQVQYKDIAGLAKGIGESGGLSGPLLNEIGQNDALLHVVRAFEDANVLHPEGSIDPARDMALVENELILNDMVTISNRMERLQQRLSKGGNPKEVEAAKFEQALLHKLLAQLDAERPLRTLALTAEEEKFLRGFNLLSQKPMLVVLNIDDDASETITAQFDQPQAANWVMLALRGKLEQELAQMPPDDAAVFLADFGIDEPGLSRVIHRSYGLLHVQSFFTVGEDEVRAWTIPVAASAVEAAGAIHTDLAKGFIRAEVVGYKDLIAAGSMAEARKQAAWRLEGREYIVQDGDIVHIRFAL; encoded by the coding sequence ATGCACATCGGAATCATCGGCCTGCCTAGCAGCGGCAAGACCACAGTTTTCAACGCCCTCACCCGCGGCCATGTCGAGACGGCCGCCTTCTCGACCGGGCGCATGGAAGTCCACACCGCCGTCGTCCAGGTGCCGGATGAACGCGTGGATCGCCTGGCGGCCATGTTCAAGCCTAAGAAGACCACCTATGCCCAGGTACAGTACAAAGACATCGCCGGCCTGGCCAAGGGCATCGGCGAATCGGGCGGGCTGTCCGGCCCCCTGCTGAACGAGATCGGCCAGAACGACGCCCTCCTCCACGTCGTCCGCGCCTTCGAGGACGCCAACGTCCTCCATCCCGAAGGCAGCATCGACCCGGCCCGAGACATGGCCCTGGTCGAGAACGAGCTGATCCTCAACGACATGGTGACGATCAGCAACCGCATGGAGCGCCTGCAACAGCGGCTGAGCAAGGGCGGCAACCCGAAAGAGGTCGAGGCGGCGAAGTTCGAGCAAGCCCTGCTGCACAAGCTGCTGGCACAGTTGGACGCCGAACGCCCGCTCCGCACCCTGGCCCTGACCGCGGAGGAAGAGAAATTCCTGCGCGGGTTCAACCTGCTCTCGCAGAAGCCGATGCTGGTCGTGCTCAATATCGACGACGATGCCAGCGAGACCATCACCGCCCAATTCGACCAGCCGCAGGCGGCGAACTGGGTCATGCTGGCCCTGCGCGGCAAGCTGGAGCAAGAGTTGGCGCAGATGCCGCCGGATGATGCCGCCGTCTTCCTGGCCGATTTCGGCATCGACGAGCCGGGCCTGAGCCGCGTCATCCACCGCTCCTACGGGCTGCTGCACGTGCAATCGTTCTTCACCGTCGGCGAGGACGAGGTGCGGGCCTGGACCATACCGGTGGCAGCGAGCGCGGTCGAGGCAGCCGGGGCCATCCACACCGACCTGGCCAAAGGCTTCATCCGGGCCGAGGTGGTGGGCTACAAAGACCTCATTGCC